The following proteins are encoded in a genomic region of Neoarius graeffei isolate fNeoGra1 chromosome 6, fNeoGra1.pri, whole genome shotgun sequence:
- the mgat4c gene encoding alpha-1,3-mannosyl-glycoprotein 4-beta-N-acetylglucosaminyltransferase C encodes MRLLLKNLDKMRCLRKRSTIPFLVILITFLLFMNLYMEDGYVLEEDKRQLREVSMHPLNSERYVHTFKDITNFSGTINVTYRYLAGTPLPRKKYLTIGLSSVKRKRGNYLLETIKSIFDQSSYEELKEIVVVVHLADFDLAWCESLVQEITRKFGHHIIAGRLLVIHAPEEYYPSLDGLKRNYNDPEDRVRFRSKQNVDYAFLLNFCTNLSHFYMMLEDDVRCSRNFLTALKKVVTSREGSYWVTLEFSKLGYIGKLYHSRDLPRLAHFLLMFYQEMPCDWLLIHFRGLLAQKEVIRFKPSLFQHMGYYSSYKGAENKLKDDDFEEDSLDIPDNPPATLYTNINVFESYDAAKAYSSVDEYFWGKAPSTGDFYVIVFNKPTKISKIKISTGTDDRQNDILHHGALEVGEKLVGTKKGRQCSSYITLGEFKHGNIEVHNVDHKIAFDIECVRIVVTANQKEWLIIRSISLWTTQPPNQ; translated from the exons GAGGAGGATAAACGGCAGCTGAGAGAGGTCTCAATGCACCCTCTAAATTCTGAGCGATATGTTCACACCTTCAAAGACATCACCAATTTTTCTGGAACCATTAATGTGACATATCGTTACCTTGCTGGGACACCTTTACCTCGAAAAa AGTACCTCACAATTGGATTGTCATCAGTGAAAAGAAAACGAGGAAATTATCTTTTGGAAACCATCAAGTCAATTTTTGATCAGTCCAGCTATGAAGAGCTCAAAGAGATTGTAGTTGTGGTCCATTTAGCAGATTTTGACCTGGCTTGGTGTGAGAGTTTGGTTCAGGAGATCACCCGCAAATTTGGGCATCACATCATTGCAGGACGTCTACTGGTCATTCACGCACCTGAGGAATATTACCCGTCTCTTGACGGGCTGAAGCGAAACTACAATGACCCTGAGGATAGAGTTCGGTTCCGTTCCAAGCAGAATGTAGACTATGCTTTCCTCCTCAACTTCTGCACCAACCTCTCCCACTTCTATATGATGCTGGAGGATGATGTGCGATGCTCACGGAATTTCCTCACTGCTCTAAAGAAGGTAGTCACTTCCAGAGAGGGGTCATACTGGGTCACTCTGGAGTTCTCTAAGCTGGGCTACATCGGGAAGCTTTACCACTCTAGAGATCTTCCCAGACTTGCACATTTTCTGCTCATGTTCTATCAGGAGATGCCTTGTGATTGGCTGCTGATTCATTTCCGAGGCCTGTTGGCCCAGAAGGAAGTAATCCGCTTCAAGCCATCGCTTTTCCAACACATGGGCTACTACTCGTCATACAAGGGGGCCGAAAATAAACTGAAGGATGATGACTTTGAGGAGGACTCACTTGATATCCCAGACAACCCCCCTGCCACGCTATACACTAACATTAATGTGTTTGAGAGCTATGACGCTGCCAAAGCTTATAGCAGTGTGGATGAGTACTTCTGGGGCAAGGCTCCTTCCACTGGGGACTTTTATGTCATAGTGTTCAACAAGCCAACGAAAATTAGCAAAATTAAGATCAGCACTGGAACAGATGACCGTCAGAATGACATTTTGCATCATGGAGCCTTAGAAGTTGGAGAGAAACTGGTGGGAACAAAAAAAGGCAGGCAGTGCTCCTCCTATATCACATTAGGAGAGTTTAAACATGGGAACATTGAGGTTCACAATGTGGACCATAAAATTGCTTTTGATATTGAGTGCGTTCGCATTGTGGTCACAGCAAACCAGAAGGAATGGCTGATCATCAGAAGTATAAGCCTGTGGACTACTCAACCTCCAAATCAGTGA